A DNA window from Niabella yanshanensis contains the following coding sequences:
- a CDS encoding SRPBCC family protein: METKANAITVSALVNAPVEKVWKLWTTPSDIQQWNAASPDWHSPKAEHDLKPGGQFSYRMEAKDGSFGFDFGGTFDVVTETQYLEYTLGDGRKVKVDFKNVDGGTQIDEQFEAESQNPEEMQQAGWQAILDNFKAYAERA, translated from the coding sequence ATGGAAACAAAAGCAAATGCAATTACTGTATCAGCATTAGTAAACGCGCCCGTAGAGAAAGTATGGAAATTATGGACTACGCCATCCGATATTCAGCAGTGGAACGCCGCATCGCCTGATTGGCACTCTCCTAAAGCAGAACATGATTTAAAACCTGGCGGTCAATTCTCTTACAGGATGGAAGCTAAAGACGGCAGCTTTGGTTTCGATTTTGGCGGCACTTTTGATGTAGTAACAGAAACGCAATACCTGGAATATACATTAGGTGATGGGCGTAAGGTGAAGGTTGATTTTAAGAACGTAGATGGCGGCACCCAAATAGATGAGCAATTTGAAGCAGAGTCTCAAAACCCGGAAGAAATGCAACAAGCCGGTTGGCAAGCTATTCTG
- a CDS encoding MBL fold metallo-hydrolase: protein MLSVHKFTFNPIQENTYVLYAENGDCCIIDPGCYFDVERNELVRFIQSKNLKPVYLLNTHCHLDHVFGNKFVSDTWQLPLYLHETEKMVLSFAPKSADMYGLPFENYNGEMKWLNPGDIIKIGHDELKVLFTPGHSPGSVSFYNEKDGYVISGDVLFSGSIGRTDLPGGDYDQLEHSIKTELYTLPDETKVYSGHGGGTSIGFEKRNNPFVRED from the coding sequence ATGTTATCCGTACATAAATTTACTTTTAACCCGATACAAGAGAATACTTATGTGCTGTACGCTGAAAATGGCGATTGCTGTATCATTGATCCCGGATGTTATTTTGACGTGGAGCGCAACGAATTGGTTCGCTTTATACAGTCCAAAAATCTCAAACCTGTTTACCTGTTGAATACGCATTGTCATTTGGATCATGTTTTTGGGAACAAGTTCGTCAGCGATACCTGGCAGTTGCCTTTATACCTGCACGAAACGGAAAAAATGGTTTTGAGTTTCGCACCCAAATCGGCGGATATGTATGGTTTGCCTTTTGAGAATTATAACGGTGAAATGAAATGGCTAAATCCTGGAGATATAATAAAGATCGGTCACGACGAATTGAAAGTATTATTTACACCCGGTCATTCACCAGGTAGCGTAAGTTTCTATAATGAGAAAGATGGCTATGTGATCAGTGGTGATGTGTTGTTCAGTGGCAGCATTGGGCGTACTGATTTACCGGGAGGAGACTACGATCAGCTGGAGCATTCCATTAAAACCGAGCTCTATACTTTGCCGGATGAAACCAAAGTATATTCCGGGCATGGCGGTGGAACCAGTATTGGTTTTGAGAAACGCAATAATCCTTTTGTAAGAGAAGATTAG